The following nucleotide sequence is from Nitrosopumilus adriaticus.
TCCTTTGGGTCTTCATTTAATGTTGATATTCTAGCAACTACTGGTAATCCTGGAGTACTTCCAGCAGGCACATATGCAAGCCATTATGTTGCATATGATCCAGTTAATTCAGGAATTGAAGGATGTATTGATTTTGATGCAGACATTGAAGCTGTTATCACTTCAACATCTTTACTGCAAGCAACTGATGTATTTCAAGACTCAGTAACCACAGGAGCAATATATCAAAACCCTGGATTACGTGGACTTGAAAGTAATCAGGATGATGTAGTAATTGCAGATTCTGATACTGTTTGTCTTGCATTTAGAGCCTCAATTCCTGGTGATTTCATCAGAGTTTTAACATCATTTTCACCATTAGGTGAAGATACCGATGAGGATGGCATTCTAGATGGAAACGACAATTGTCCAGATACTCCAAATGCTGATCAAACTGACTCAGATGGTAATGGAATAGGTGATGCATGTGATAATACACCTCCAGTTGCAGAAGATGACGAATACACTATTGATGAAGATACTGTTCTAAATAATGATGTCACTACAAATGACAGTGATGCAGAAGATGATATTCTAACTGTAACACTCGTAGATGATGTTTCAAATGGAATACTTGTCTTTAATTCTGATGGTACATTCGAATACACTCCAAATGAAAACTATTTCGGATCTGACTCATTTACTTACTTTGTAAATGATGGAAGCGAAGATAGTAACATTGCAACCGTTTCAATTACTGTAAATGCCGTAAATGATGCACCAGTATGTTCTGAAGGAAGTGATCTAGGAACTCTTTGGCCACCTAACCACAAAATGAAATCAATTGATATTTCACTTGAAGCAACTGATGTTGATGGGGATGATTTATTCTTTACAATTACTAGTATCTTCCAAGATGAACCAGTAGACACAAAAGGTGATGGAAAAACAAAACCTGATGCAAAAATCATTGATGAAAATACTGTTGAAGTAAGGGTAGAGCGTTCAGGAAATGAAAATGGTAGAGTTTACCATATCACTGTAGATGCAAGTGATGGTGAAGCATCCTGTACTGGAACATTCACAGTTGGAGTGCCACATGACAAGAAAGACACACCTGTAGATGACGGAGCAAACTTCAACTCTACAGAGTCCTAACTTTTTCTTTTTTCATTTTCTAAACTCTAAAATATTTTCATAAATTCTTTTCTTCATAACTTATCTATACGAAATTCGTCTACAAGATCAGTTTATTAGATGTGCTTAATGGTTTATTATATTGAAATTAAAATTATTAATTCCAATAATTTTCAGTGTTTTACTTTTAGGTTTTACACTACATCAAGATGTTTTTGCAGCAACATGTTCTGATTTTACAGATGAAACAAGTTGTAATGCCTCTTCATTTTGTGCATGGGAAAGCAACATGTGTGTTATTTCCCTACCAAGTGATGGAACCCTCACAGTAACAAAAGATGCCTCCCCATCTACCATAGACTTGGCAGGTTCTGGAGGACAAGAACAAACAACAATCACAATTGATGTTCAAGGAATCTCACTAGACCAAAATCTTGAGACTATATTTCTAATGGATTCTTCTGGAAGTGTAGGATCTTCTGGATGGCAAATAGAAAAAGATTTTGTAAATAATATTATTCAAACAAGCCTGCCTGACTCAACTGATCCTGTTGGAATTATCCGATTCTCTAATTCTGCTATAGTTGATCATCATTTAATTGATAATCAAGACAGAAACGTACTCCAAAATCTTGTTAATAGTTTGAACTTTATTTCTAGTACAACTGCTACAAGGGATGCAGTACAAGCTGGAATAAATGAATTCAACACTAATGGTGTTTCTAATGCTCCAAAACTCATGTTACTAATTACTGATGGAAATCCATTTCCATCTAGCTCACAAAATCCTTGTACTGCCCCCTCTCTTAAAACTCAATTAGATTCTAATGCAATAAAAGTAGTAATTATTGGAGTTGGAAATAATTGGAATCCTTCCTTAATTTCTTGTTTGGTCGATGATCCAAGCACTGATATCATATTTGTTAGCAGTTTTTCAGCAGGCTTATTTAATCAAATTAAATCACAAATTGATGCACAAATCATTGCAGCCAATGCTGCATCAAATGTCAATCTAGTTGAGACAACACAAAGTCATATCATTGATGAAGATAATTTCTCCATTCCACCTGATTCAATATCCACCCTTCTTGGAGGACAAACCCAATTGGTTTGGAACAACATTGCACAACATGTAGGAGACAATAATGATAGGCTATCTATTGATGAAACATTTACTGTTTCCTTTACTGCAAAATCAAATCAACCAGGTGTTGACTTGGAAGTAAACGATTTGACAGAATCTACAATCACCTTTAATGATCCAAATGGATCTCCAATGAGCGTTGATTTACCACAGGCATTAATCACAGTAATTGATCCTTTCCCAACAATCACAGTACCCTCTGACATTACTGAAGAAGCAACCGGACCTAATGGTGCAAATGTGGACTTTGTTGTAACTGGAAATGATGCAAATGACGGAGCTCTAACCCCAACTTGTGATGCAAACACTGGTGACTTGTTCCCACTTGGAACCACTCCAGTAAATTGCTCTGTTACTGACTCTTCAGGAAATACCGTGAATGATTCTTTCACAATAACCGTACAAGATACAATTCCTCCAACACTTGACCTTCCAGCTGATATAACTCAGGAAGCAGAAGGACCAAACACTCGTGTATTCTTTGATACATCTGCAACTGACATTGTAGATGGTACTGTAACTCCAGTCTGTAGTGCAACATCAGGTGACACATTCCCACTTGGAACAACTCCAATTACTTGCACTGCAACAGATAACGCTGGAAATACTGCAGACTCTTTCTTTGATATCTTTATTGAGGATACTACAGCCCCTGAACTAACTGTACCTGGTGATATATCAACTAGCACTGGTGATCCAAACGGTACCGAAGTATTCTTTGATACTTTTGCAACAGACCTAGTTGATGGAGATATTACGCCAACTTGTGATGTTTCATCCGGATTTGTTTTCCCAATTGGAACAACCACAGTAAATTGTTCTGTAACAGATAACGCTGGAAATACTGCAGACTCTTTCTTTGATGTAATTGTAGAATTATCCTACAAGGGTCAAAAAGAGGCTCAAATTTCATTCTTAGAAGCACTAACTGATGATGCACCAAAGAAAACTCACAAAGATCTTGAAAAGGCAATAAAATCTATTGAGAAAAGTATTGATGATAAATTATGGGAAACTGATGTTACGCTAACTGAAAAACACGGTCACAAAGTCTTTGACGAAGAAAAATCTGCAGTTAAAGACCTGTTAAAGATTCAAAAAGATGATGATTCAACTGACGTATCTCAAGTGATTAAAGCGCTAGTTGATGTTGACAGAGAACTTGCACAAGATGCAATTGATGCAGCTACTGTTTTTGCAGGTGACAAAAAAGTCGATAAAGAACTAGAGAAAGCAAATGATGAGATGAAAAAGGCCCAAGAAGAATTAGATGACGATAAACCTGACAAGGCAATTGACAAATTCAAGAAAGCATGGGAGCATGCCCAAAAAGCAATCAAACACGCAACAAAATAATTAACCTCTTCGCTTCTTTTTTCTTTTTAAAATTTAATTTCATGCCTATCTGCATCCATTTTCATCCTCAAAATAGTAGGTGACTCCCCGTGAAGTTGAACTCACTTGCGGTGTATAACTAAAAGTATGAAACTCTGAAAAACTGTCTAGTTTTGCATAGTTATGAACTCTGTTTGGGTTTCAAACTACATATTTTTAAAAAATGGCATAGTTTGGCATAGTTTTGAGCCTGAAATTTAGGATTCTACATTGAATGTTATAGGATTTTGTGTGCCGGGGGCGAGTTTTGTGAAACTAGTTTGATGCCCATCCATTTTGTTTATAAAGAAAATTTAATTTTTCCAATTTTAGATCTTTTTTAAAATTAGAATTGGACAATATTTTCTAAAATATTAACAAACTGCAAATATTTTCTGAAAAATGCCAGTGAAAGTCTTAAAGTTCAGGTAACATAGTTACGTATCATTTGATAACCATAAAAAAGAACATGATTCTATGAGCGAATTTGAGGGATGGAATTGAAAAAGATTTGTAAGACCTGTGAGAAAGAATTTGAAAACAGATCAAGCTATTTTTGTTCAGTAGAATGTGCTGGTAAAAATCTGGAGGAATTTAGTAATTCTTAAAAAGAACAATTTTTGGATTTTTATGGTGGATTTGAATGGATTCTAAATTATTGATATTTGTAATTGCAGGTTTGATCATGCTGTCTTATTCTACATATGATGCATTTGCACAACCTTTGCAAGAGGTAAATGCAGATGTGATTGAATTTGACGGTACATTTGGAATAATTGAGATTTCATGGAACAATAACGGCGCATCATACTATGAAGTTGGATGTGTAAGCTGTATGCCAAACTTGTCTGATACTACCCCTGAAAACTCGATGATCCTAAACGATGTTACTGCTTTTGCTAATGGTGATGCGCTCCTTTATGTTATAGCATATGATGAGAATTCTGAGATAATTACAGCAACACAAGTCATTATGAAATTAGTCTGATAATTATCAAGAAATATGTATTTTTATCCAAACAAATGATGATGGAAAGAAAATGAAAACTCTGTACAAAATAACTATTGGCATCACCATTCCGTTGGTGCTTTTTGGAATCTTTGTTCTGCTTATAGCAATTAATGTAAGCCACATGCTTGAAAACTCTGAAAGATGGATGGTTGAACTAGAACCAGATCTTGATTTATCTGATGATCAACTAGAATCACAAATAAAAAATGAAGATCTCAAAGAACTTCGCCTTTATAGAGTGCAAACCCTTGAAGATTACTTTGAATCACTGCCTCCTAATTTTGAGCGACAGTTCAAGGCTTCAATTGATACTGAGCATAGATTTGTTGTCTATATTGATGAAAACCACGAATATTCTAAACAACAAACACAATCAATTTTTAATGATATTGATGGAATCAAAGAATCCCGATATCTTCATGATTGGTTACTAAATAAAAATTGAATTCAAAGAAATTTCTTGGTTCAAATTGTAATGGAAGCATGGTTTGACTGGGGTATAGTCAACAGCTCCTCGTTTGACCTTGTTTAGAATTTATGGTAAAAAAAGAGAAAAAAAACTCTAGATATGTGAACTTCTCATATTGAGAAATACAGAATCTTTGAGTTCTTTGAGTTGTTCTTTAATTGACTTTGCAGTCTCTGAATCTCCATTCTCATATGCATCTCTAAGCTGTTGCAATAAATCTAGAAATTGAGCTCTTGCAGCGTCAACATCGGCATCACCAGTTGGTTCTGAGAATTTTTGCTGGAACTTTTCAATTTTTCTATCCATCTTATCACCCTTCATCTTTGAGTGATCATATGTCTTTGAAATTGATGTAAAGTTTGTACTATCACCTGCGTCAACAACAAAGATGTTCTTGGTCTTTGTTTGAGATTCTTCATCTCTGTCTATGCTGATGATTTTCCAGACAACAAACTTGTTGTCTTCACCATCTTTTGCAATTCCAATTTTTGCTTTCATTGCATCAGTAACACCGTTACTTTCTGCAACAGAAACTGCTTGACCCAAAGAAACTGTTACTTGGCTTTTTAGCTCAGCATGAGTCTCTTTTGTCATTTCAGCAGGAATTACAATTGATCCAGTAAATCCTTCAACTAGGATAGCTTTGTGTCCATGTCCTTTTTTGTGGTATTTGTCTCCACCCATTTTTGCATAATCTCCGCCTTCTGCCATTACACCAGGTAATGCTGCAACAAACATCAGAGCAAAGACTGCTGCAAATGCAGGAATCATGTACTTTGTTTTACTATTCATTGATAGTTTCATCAATTTTAGAATAAAAGTTGTTGTTATCAAGTGATACGTAACTATGTTACCTGAACTTTAAGACCTCTGCTGGTATTTTTTCTTCATGGTTCAATTCTGCAAGGGTATTTGTGAGCAGAAAAAGGCATATTCGATGCCAAATAATTTACGTTATAAATCCGGACAGAAAAGATGTGGTCTCTGTGATTGTTATTTTTATACTGATGAACATTCCTGTCCATGTTGCAGTACGCGACTTAGGACTAAACCTCGAAACAAACGACTATGGGAAAGATGATAATCTGTTATGGG
It contains:
- a CDS encoding Ig-like domain-containing protein, with protein sequence MGDACDNTPPVAEDDEYTIDEDTVLNNDVTTNDSDAEDDILTVTLVDDVSNGILVFNSDGTFEYTPNENYFGSDSFTYFVNDGSEDSNIATVSITVNAVNDAPVCSEGSDLGTLWPPNHKMKSIDISLEATDVDGDDLFFTITSIFQDEPVDTKGDGKTKPDAKIIDENTVEVRVERSGNENGRVYHITVDASDGEASCTGTFTVGVPHDKKDTPVDDGANFNSTES
- a CDS encoding HYR domain-containing protein, which encodes MKLKLLIPIIFSVLLLGFTLHQDVFAATCSDFTDETSCNASSFCAWESNMCVISLPSDGTLTVTKDASPSTIDLAGSGGQEQTTITIDVQGISLDQNLETIFLMDSSGSVGSSGWQIEKDFVNNIIQTSLPDSTDPVGIIRFSNSAIVDHHLIDNQDRNVLQNLVNSLNFISSTTATRDAVQAGINEFNTNGVSNAPKLMLLITDGNPFPSSSQNPCTAPSLKTQLDSNAIKVVIIGVGNNWNPSLISCLVDDPSTDIIFVSSFSAGLFNQIKSQIDAQIIAANAASNVNLVETTQSHIIDEDNFSIPPDSISTLLGGQTQLVWNNIAQHVGDNNDRLSIDETFTVSFTAKSNQPGVDLEVNDLTESTITFNDPNGSPMSVDLPQALITVIDPFPTITVPSDITEEATGPNGANVDFVVTGNDANDGALTPTCDANTGDLFPLGTTPVNCSVTDSSGNTVNDSFTITVQDTIPPTLDLPADITQEAEGPNTRVFFDTSATDIVDGTVTPVCSATSGDTFPLGTTPITCTATDNAGNTADSFFDIFIEDTTAPELTVPGDISTSTGDPNGTEVFFDTFATDLVDGDITPTCDVSSGFVFPIGTTTVNCSVTDNAGNTADSFFDVIVELSYKGQKEAQISFLEALTDDAPKKTHKDLEKAIKSIEKSIDDKLWETDVTLTEKHGHKVFDEEKSAVKDLLKIQKDDDSTDVSQVIKALVDVDRELAQDAIDAATVFAGDKKVDKELEKANDEMKKAQEELDDDKPDKAIDKFKKAWEHAQKAIKHATK